Below is a genomic region from Vicinamibacteria bacterium.
CCCGGGCTGACCTTCGTGCGCGGCCGCTCTACCTGGTCGGCGAGCGTGCCGATCGCCTTCTATCGCAACCGGTACCCCGACCCCTACACGGGGGCACCGGGGGACGCGACGTTTCCGAATTTCATCGCCCTCGTGGGCGTCTCGACCCGGCTCGGAAAATAGCGCTCGGCCGGGTCGCCGAGTGCTTCAACTGCCGGGAGACATCCATCCCGAGCCAGCCGAGCCGGAAGAATCGTCCGCTTTCGCCCCGGCGGTTGACGGTGCCGCCCTTAACTCCTAGAATCAGCGAGCTCAACCGGGAATCCCGAGAGCGCACAAGGAGACACATCATGGCCACCCTGCGGCTCGTCCCCGCCTCCGGGTCCCCGATCGAGATCACCCGCGACGAGGTCGTCGTCGGCCGCGATCCCGGCGGCGACGTCATCCTTCCCGACGGCTCGGTCTCCCGCAAGCATGCGCGCATCGAGAGACGCGGCACCAGCTGGGCGGTGGTCGACCAGGGCAGTGCCAACGGCACCTTCCTCGACAGCCGGCGGATCGCGGAGGAGGTCCTGCACCACGGCCAGGAGCTGCGTTTCGGGGCCCTGAGTTTCAGGGTGGAGATCGAGGGCGAGGAGGACCCGGGCGCCACCGTGGCGGGCTTCGCCCATCCGGAGGCCACCTACATTGCACCCACGCCTCTCGCCCCACCCACCACTCCCCTCCGCGCGCCCTCGCCCTCGGCCCGGCCCACGGGCGCCTCACCCGCCCCGCCCCCCGCTCCCCCCAGCGCGGCGGCTGCCCGCGAGCGCTTCCGCGCCGGCGCGCCGCCCAGCGGCGGGACGCCCCCCCCCACGCCCCCGAGCGGCGCCCCCGCTTCCCCTGTCCCCCAGATGCCGGCCCAACCCCTGCCCGCCAAGAAGGGCAAGGGGCCTCTTTTCTGGTTTGGGACGGGATGCTGCGGCTGCCTGATCCTGGTCCTTCTGGTGGCCTTGCTCGGGTTTGGCGGCATCTTCCTGATGACCAAGGGTGCGGCGGACGCGGTCAAGGCGGAAATGGAAGAGATCAAGGGGGGTCAGCTCGACCGCGCCTACGATGG
It encodes:
- a CDS encoding FHA domain-containing protein, whose translation is MATLRLVPASGSPIEITRDEVVVGRDPGGDVILPDGSVSRKHARIERRGTSWAVVDQGSANGTFLDSRRIAEEVLHHGQELRFGALSFRVEIEGEEDPGATVAGFAHPEATYIAPTPLAPPTTPLRAPSPSARPTGASPAPPPAPPSAAAARERFRAGAPPSGGTPPPTPPSGAPASPVPQMPAQPLPAKKGKGPLFWFGTGCCGCLILVLLVALLGFGGIFLMTKGAADAVKAEMEEIKGGQLDRAYDGLSASYRAQLSRRDFEQLVARHPGLHDNADVMFWKRSVDNDAGTVSGVLTPRSGRPEQVTFKLVKEGGVWKISAIEFSDEGSTSGDLSPPARGRG